One genomic segment of Leptospira neocaledonica includes these proteins:
- a CDS encoding host attachment protein: protein MKKKWVVVANRSEAKIFEYQGPTNGLKLVQTMENPEGRLRNSDLVTGAGQASRSDFDFFHEPKKRVAAAFAGKLSDFMNLERKKDSFSNFILVSEPGFMGMILGKLDEKSRERIYHKMPKDIVHERESNLMNHLKSVLVSEA from the coding sequence ATGAAGAAAAAATGGGTGGTGGTTGCAAACCGAAGCGAGGCAAAAATTTTCGAATACCAAGGACCGACTAACGGTTTGAAGCTGGTGCAAACAATGGAGAATCCCGAAGGAAGACTCAGAAATTCGGATCTAGTTACGGGAGCAGGCCAGGCTTCCAGATCGGATTTTGATTTTTTTCACGAACCTAAAAAGAGAGTGGCTGCGGCTTTTGCAGGTAAACTTAGCGATTTTATGAATTTGGAAAGGAAGAAGGATTCCTTCTCCAATTTTATTTTAGTTTCCGAACCGGGCTTTATGGGAATGATTCTTGGTAAACTGGACGAAAAGTCTAGGGAAAGGATCTATCATAAAATGCCTAAAGATATCGTGCATGAAAGAGAATCCAATCTGATGAACCATCTTAAGAGTGTGCTTGTAAGCGAAGCTTGA
- a CDS encoding hemin-degrading factor — MSIAESLEIENIIKDWKQIKETQPRLRMREIASQLKTSEGGLLAASEISKTEGFPQVSSLKTNWGELFAKFGELGHVMVLTRNEACVHERKGIFEKVSSGPGHILVVGADIDLRLFPGIWKYGFSVEEPKQDSTQRSFQFFGENGEAMFKLFLTDKSNVSVWEKLRSEFRNESPDFSSLFSSENKKETAIAEKKELKPETKTEFLNDWGKLEDTHEFFSLLKKHGVSRIQSMEIANGKFTKTVETKAVLRMLEMASLDRTPIMVFVGNPGSIQIHTGEVTNIKVLESWWNVLDPEFNLHLRSDLISKTYIVDKPSKDGIIHSMEVYDADGELIVQFFGKRKPGQPERTDWVSLLDKVSVID, encoded by the coding sequence ATGTCCATCGCTGAATCGTTAGAAATCGAGAATATAATCAAAGATTGGAAACAAATCAAAGAAACACAACCTCGTCTTAGAATGAGAGAGATCGCCTCCCAACTCAAAACTTCGGAAGGTGGACTACTCGCTGCCTCCGAGATCTCCAAAACGGAAGGATTCCCACAAGTTTCTTCTCTCAAAACTAATTGGGGAGAATTATTCGCAAAATTCGGAGAATTGGGACATGTAATGGTCCTCACTCGCAACGAAGCCTGTGTACATGAAAGAAAAGGAATATTCGAAAAAGTAAGTTCCGGCCCGGGACATATTTTAGTAGTCGGAGCGGATATTGATCTCAGACTTTTCCCGGGAATCTGGAAATACGGATTTTCGGTAGAAGAACCTAAACAAGATTCCACTCAAAGGTCCTTTCAGTTCTTCGGCGAAAATGGAGAAGCGATGTTCAAACTTTTCCTAACGGATAAATCGAATGTATCCGTGTGGGAAAAGTTAAGATCTGAATTCAGAAACGAATCTCCTGATTTCTCCTCCTTATTCTCTTCTGAAAACAAAAAGGAAACCGCTATTGCGGAGAAAAAAGAACTTAAGCCGGAAACCAAGACTGAATTCTTAAACGACTGGGGAAAATTAGAGGATACTCATGAATTTTTCTCTCTATTAAAAAAACATGGTGTTTCCAGAATACAATCCATGGAAATCGCAAACGGGAAATTCACCAAAACTGTAGAGACCAAGGCAGTATTAAGAATGTTAGAAATGGCTTCTTTGGACAGAACACCGATCATGGTTTTTGTGGGGAACCCAGGCTCCATCCAGATTCATACGGGAGAAGTCACCAATATTAAGGTTTTAGAATCTTGGTGGAATGTTCTGGATCCGGAATTCAATCTACACTTAAGATCCGATCTGATCTCTAAAACATATATAGTGGATAAACCCTCCAAAGATGGAATAATTCATTCCATGGAAGTATATGATGCCGATGGGGAATTAATCGTTCAGTTTTTTGGAAAAAGAAAACCAGGACAACCGGAAAGAACCGATTGGGTAAGCCTATTAGATAAGGTTTCTGTAATCGATTAA
- a CDS encoding TonB-dependent receptor plug domain-containing protein has protein sequence MGKIRPSSLPRILYLILFSGLCFLGIPIFSQGEVLPEKKTEEKKEDPDKSKPNPETGKDISNGNNDRGSIITVTGTRRKGFLKDSTITTEVITRKDIDAMGARDISQTLGNVPGIEVRPAQAGERGSTVRLQGLAGQNVLILVDGQRTTGRFSGSIDLTRFKAEDIERIEIVKGASSALYGSDAIAGVINIITKEQKDPYSANFRTFMGGGNPLYYGTGTEFRNYASVGVRKGIVSTNFTAGWHRGDGYDLTPDATLGPKNGRVESLSPSYSPFPTDTPLWTKLYIYRKKLPYEGPLESTSGSAFEDINVSNKTTFDISETFKIGFQFYYRYLNQSAVDAVPPRGVYDRSNKTHDFMGAVNADWEITKTLNLNVNTNYARFFDTYTYDQRKSDAQDKREKLDNAVTELRTRLDHKISDGHVISYGAETLIDQFSSARIAPDCKRNFPNICASDILGGTDPYQTQNGYAQRQRNAFYVQDEWRVSSAPRIQIVPGIRSDHDSIYGGQVLPKLAVRYDVTDKFRFRAANGLGYRAPSFQDLYYNFVNPGVGYRVAGNPDLKPELSRSYNLGGEWEPNKVFWFSFNFFYNNIDNLIGFRTNPTRDASGLQIFNTSNYQKALTKGFESSVTLRVHQNVSLGGGYTYTDTRDELTNLPLEGRGYHRWNANIRIDHQPSGFSFSLFAVVFGKQPYYCQKNPFWCDPQLPTEFSALTAQLSTQATNTINALFGSIPGGIQEYCTERNLSYCTTGPTYGVRMVNPHTNLNIRISQKILGTFEIFAGVDNLLDTFDLTYNPQKPRFYYVGIDGRFSAGAAPADYSAAPIPSSSPVPGVR, from the coding sequence ATGGGGAAGATCAGACCATCTTCACTTCCTAGGATACTTTATCTGATCTTATTTTCAGGGTTATGTTTTTTAGGAATCCCTATCTTCTCTCAAGGAGAAGTTCTTCCTGAAAAAAAGACGGAAGAAAAAAAAGAAGATCCGGATAAATCCAAACCGAATCCGGAAACTGGGAAAGATATTAGTAATGGGAACAACGATAGAGGTTCTATCATCACCGTTACAGGTACTCGTAGAAAAGGTTTTTTAAAAGATTCCACGATCACTACGGAAGTAATCACCAGAAAAGATATAGATGCTATGGGAGCGAGAGATATCTCCCAAACTTTAGGTAACGTTCCAGGGATAGAAGTTCGTCCCGCTCAAGCAGGAGAAAGAGGGTCCACGGTTCGTTTACAGGGTCTTGCAGGTCAAAACGTTCTCATCTTAGTAGATGGACAAAGAACCACAGGACGTTTCAGCGGTTCTATAGACTTAACTAGATTTAAAGCGGAAGATATAGAAAGAATTGAAATCGTAAAGGGCGCGTCATCTGCTCTTTACGGTTCGGATGCAATTGCGGGTGTGATCAACATCATCACTAAAGAGCAAAAAGATCCATACTCGGCGAACTTTAGGACTTTTATGGGAGGAGGAAACCCTCTCTATTATGGGACAGGAACTGAGTTCCGTAATTACGCATCCGTAGGAGTCCGCAAAGGAATTGTTTCCACTAACTTTACGGCGGGTTGGCATAGAGGAGACGGTTACGATCTAACTCCGGATGCAACTTTAGGTCCCAAAAACGGGAGAGTAGAAAGTCTTTCCCCTAGTTATTCTCCTTTTCCTACCGACACTCCCCTTTGGACCAAATTATATATTTATCGTAAAAAACTTCCTTATGAAGGTCCCTTAGAATCTACCTCAGGCAGTGCATTCGAAGATATAAACGTTTCCAATAAGACAACCTTCGATATCTCAGAAACGTTCAAAATCGGTTTCCAATTCTATTATAGATATCTAAACCAAAGCGCAGTAGATGCAGTTCCTCCAAGAGGAGTATATGATAGAAGTAATAAGACCCATGACTTTATGGGCGCAGTCAACGCGGATTGGGAAATCACTAAAACATTAAACTTAAACGTAAATACAAATTACGCCAGATTTTTCGATACCTATACATACGACCAAAGAAAGTCGGATGCACAAGATAAAAGAGAGAAGCTGGATAACGCAGTTACAGAATTAAGAACTCGTTTAGATCATAAGATATCGGACGGACATGTAATTTCTTACGGAGCGGAAACACTGATAGACCAATTTTCTTCCGCAAGAATTGCTCCGGACTGTAAGAGAAATTTTCCTAATATTTGTGCAAGTGATATCCTTGGGGGAACGGATCCTTACCAAACCCAAAACGGATACGCCCAAAGACAAAGAAATGCTTTTTATGTGCAAGATGAATGGAGAGTATCCAGCGCTCCTAGAATCCAGATCGTTCCAGGAATCCGCTCCGACCACGACTCCATTTACGGAGGACAAGTCCTTCCAAAATTAGCGGTCCGCTATGATGTGACTGATAAATTCCGCTTCCGAGCAGCCAACGGATTAGGATATAGGGCTCCGAGTTTTCAGGATCTATATTATAATTTTGTAAACCCGGGCGTAGGTTATAGAGTAGCGGGAAATCCCGATCTAAAGCCCGAACTTTCTCGTAGTTATAACTTGGGTGGAGAATGGGAGCCGAATAAGGTATTTTGGTTCAGCTTTAACTTCTTCTATAATAATATCGATAACTTGATCGGATTTAGGACAAACCCGACTAGGGATGCATCCGGATTACAGATCTTTAATACATCCAATTACCAAAAGGCTCTTACAAAAGGATTCGAATCCTCCGTAACTCTCAGGGTTCACCAGAATGTTTCTCTAGGTGGCGGTTATACGTATACTGATACAAGAGACGAATTGACCAATCTTCCTTTAGAAGGGAGAGGTTACCATCGATGGAATGCAAATATTCGTATAGATCATCAACCAAGCGGATTTAGTTTTTCCTTATTCGCGGTCGTTTTCGGGAAACAACCTTATTACTGTCAAAAAAATCCGTTTTGGTGTGATCCTCAATTGCCCACGGAGTTCTCTGCACTTACTGCTCAGCTTAGCACGCAGGCAACCAATACGATCAATGCATTGTTCGGAAGTATTCCCGGCGGAATCCAAGAATACTGTACGGAAAGAAATCTATCTTACTGTACTACAGGACCAACTTACGGCGTAAGAATGGTGAATCCTCATACCAATTTGAATATTAGGATTTCTCAAAAGATACTTGGGACTTTCGAAATATTCGCCGGCGTAGATAACCTTCTAGACACATTCGATCTTACTTATAATCCGCAAAAACCTAGATTCTATTATGTGGGGATAGATGGAAGGTTCAGCGCGGGTGCGGCTCCTGCAGATTATTCTGCGGCGCCGATACCTTCTTCTTCACCTGTACCGGGGGTCCGGTAA
- a CDS encoding DoxX family protein, which produces MERWHDWLETHRDWWIDMVRVYLGGVLVYKGLAFLADTDSLIRLMELNNAPYASTLLAHYIVIAHICGGVLLMVGLLTRFSAILQLPVLVGAVLFIHAREGFVSPGSNLPYASMILLLLLHFSLYGSGRISADFYIETHKSV; this is translated from the coding sequence ATGGAAAGATGGCATGATTGGTTAGAGACTCATCGGGATTGGTGGATCGATATGGTCCGCGTATATTTGGGCGGGGTTCTGGTATATAAGGGACTAGCATTCCTTGCGGATACGGATTCACTCATCCGACTCATGGAACTGAATAATGCTCCTTATGCTTCTACATTGCTCGCTCATTATATAGTGATAGCTCACATTTGTGGTGGTGTGCTGCTGATGGTAGGACTTCTGACTAGATTCTCCGCGATTTTACAATTGCCTGTCCTAGTCGGGGCTGTTTTGTTTATCCATGCGAGAGAAGGTTTCGTATCTCCAGGATCAAATCTGCCTTACGCTTCCATGATCCTACTTTTACTTTTACACTTTTCTTTGTATGGATCCGGTCGTATCTCGGCTGATTTTTATATAGAAACACATAAGAGTGTTTAA
- a CDS encoding heme/hemin ABC transporter substrate-binding protein, which yields MKKIIILALLLCLPASIFAETKDLRIVTLNGTVSEIVFALGKGKLVVGNDTSSLYPPEALALPKVGYQRALSAEGILSLKPSLVLGLEYAGPPEVIEQLKSAGLKVIIYPGLPGVEPALNNILAIGKEIGAEKEAQKIVQDIRKKHSKIAEKVSKLKSKPKVLFVYHRGTSLAQVSGTETPADEMIRLGGGINAVDGFKGFKPITPEAVIAAQPDIILIPSRGLESLGGKDGVFSLPGVKDTPAGKKSRVVAIDDLVLLGFGPRLGQGIEELFESFHPKTSEKK from the coding sequence ATGAAAAAAATCATAATCTTGGCTTTGTTACTATGTTTACCTGCATCTATTTTTGCAGAGACAAAGGATCTTAGAATCGTAACATTAAATGGAACTGTTTCCGAGATCGTATTCGCATTAGGAAAAGGTAAATTGGTAGTAGGCAATGACACTTCTTCCCTTTATCCTCCGGAAGCATTAGCACTTCCTAAAGTAGGTTACCAAAGAGCGCTTTCCGCAGAAGGTATTCTTTCTTTAAAACCGAGCCTGGTTCTAGGATTAGAATATGCCGGTCCTCCCGAAGTGATAGAACAACTTAAATCTGCAGGCTTAAAAGTGATTATCTATCCTGGATTGCCTGGAGTAGAGCCTGCATTAAATAATATTCTTGCGATCGGAAAAGAGATCGGTGCGGAAAAAGAAGCCCAAAAGATCGTCCAAGATATCCGCAAAAAACATTCTAAAATTGCGGAGAAGGTCTCTAAATTAAAATCCAAACCAAAAGTACTATTCGTATATCATAGAGGAACAAGCCTTGCTCAGGTTTCCGGAACGGAAACACCTGCAGATGAAATGATCCGACTCGGCGGAGGAATCAACGCAGTGGACGGATTCAAAGGTTTTAAACCGATCACACCGGAAGCAGTGATTGCAGCTCAACCGGATATCATCTTAATTCCAAGCAGAGGATTAGAAAGCCTCGGCGGAAAAGACGGAGTATTTTCTCTTCCAGGTGTGAAAGACACTCCTGCAGGAAAAAAATCCAGAGTGGTTGCAATAGATGATCTAGTTCTTTTAGGTTTCGGCCCAAGGCTCGGTCAGGGCATCGAAGAATTATTCGAATCATTTCATCCTAAAACTTCTGAGAAAAAATGA
- a CDS encoding metallophosphoesterase, which translates to MEFDLQRLVIFLSVFTVILLIGYSYATSRLIAPFELGTFQKVFLWIGVVFLVLLTPSAYLLSLFFRETQWQKFWAYSAFITLGFATILVSFVVFKDLGNLVWKGVIYLSDLLQSKSISVASAETEALLGSEKFGRGDFLARISSFALLGIAGGLTAFGFYQAKKTPTVKYVRIKVKDLPEGLQGFKIVQLSDIHIGPTIKGNFLEGVVSKTNSLEPDLVAITGDLVDGTVNMLKHHVSPLKDLESKYGTFFVTGNHEYYSGVIAWIRELEDLGINVLLNQNKLIEHNGAKIAVAGVTDYKAHTVIPGHRTDPKQASLGTEAAHYKVLLAHQPNSVFEAAKVGYDLQLSGHTHGGQYFPGNVFIHLFQKFVAGLSKWEDTQLYVSRGTGYWGPPLRIGAPSEITLLVLEKQS; encoded by the coding sequence ATGGAGTTCGATTTGCAAAGGTTAGTGATTTTTCTCAGTGTTTTTACCGTAATTCTTTTGATAGGTTATTCTTATGCGACCAGTCGTTTGATCGCACCTTTCGAACTTGGAACTTTTCAGAAGGTTTTTCTCTGGATCGGAGTGGTTTTTCTGGTCCTTCTCACTCCTAGCGCTTATCTTTTAAGTTTATTTTTTAGAGAAACCCAGTGGCAAAAGTTTTGGGCCTACTCCGCTTTTATCACCTTGGGGTTTGCGACCATCCTTGTTTCCTTCGTGGTTTTCAAAGATCTAGGAAATTTGGTTTGGAAAGGCGTTATTTATCTTTCGGACCTTCTACAATCCAAAAGTATTTCTGTCGCATCAGCTGAAACCGAGGCCCTATTAGGGTCTGAAAAATTCGGAAGGGGGGATTTTTTGGCTAGGATCTCTTCATTCGCACTTTTGGGAATCGCAGGCGGGTTGACCGCTTTCGGATTCTACCAGGCTAAAAAAACTCCGACTGTCAAATACGTAAGAATCAAGGTGAAGGATCTGCCGGAGGGACTGCAGGGTTTTAAGATTGTACAACTTTCCGATATCCATATTGGGCCTACGATCAAGGGAAATTTTTTAGAAGGTGTGGTGTCTAAGACAAATTCTCTTGAGCCGGATCTGGTTGCGATTACTGGAGATCTGGTAGACGGCACCGTAAACATGTTGAAACACCATGTTTCTCCGCTGAAAGATCTGGAATCCAAGTACGGTACATTCTTCGTAACCGGGAACCACGAATATTATTCCGGCGTCATAGCCTGGATTCGAGAATTAGAAGATCTTGGAATTAATGTATTATTAAATCAGAATAAATTAATAGAGCATAATGGTGCGAAAATTGCTGTCGCAGGTGTCACCGATTATAAGGCTCATACTGTTATTCCCGGTCATAGGACGGATCCTAAACAGGCTTCTCTCGGAACGGAAGCGGCTCACTATAAGGTACTACTTGCTCACCAACCTAATTCCGTTTTTGAAGCGGCTAAGGTAGGATACGATCTGCAGCTCTCCGGGCATACTCACGGAGGCCAATACTTCCCGGGAAATGTTTTCATCCATCTTTTCCAAAAGTTTGTAGCGGGCCTAAGTAAATGGGAAGATACCCAACTTTATGTAAGTAGGGGAACCGGTTATTGGGGACCTCCTTTAAGAATAGGAGCTCCTTCCGAGATCACTCTGCTTGTTTTGGAAAAACAGTCTTAG
- a CDS encoding ATP-binding cassette domain-containing protein produces the protein MSLVLSEVSLSRGGRFLLSGVNLSLYPGELLIVLGPNGAGKSTLLKLFSGEMSPDKGLVLLDGIPLSEYDSEDLALRRSVLSQESEIHFPFIADEIVRMGRSCSKLRVPKPLEDQITEDAFHAVHLGERERFQTYNKLSGGEKQRTQMARVLVQDKEPTQRESYVLLDEPGASLDPNRIHSLLEKAKQLSKEGRGVLCILHDLNLALRYADRIAVLKEGKILADGVPENILDEKFVLEHFQLRTKKIPFPEGGHYLIPLGPADPNKTNDLPYTLNAKGVKENVHR, from the coding sequence ATGAGTCTAGTATTATCAGAAGTTTCTTTATCCAGAGGTGGAAGGTTCCTATTATCCGGGGTCAATTTGAGTTTGTATCCCGGAGAACTTTTAATCGTGCTCGGTCCCAATGGAGCAGGAAAATCCACCTTATTAAAATTATTCTCCGGAGAAATGTCCCCGGACAAAGGATTGGTACTTTTGGATGGGATTCCCCTATCAGAGTATGATTCAGAAGACCTAGCACTTCGTAGAAGTGTACTTTCTCAGGAATCCGAGATTCATTTCCCGTTCATTGCCGATGAGATCGTTCGTATGGGAAGGTCCTGCTCTAAATTAAGAGTTCCTAAACCGTTAGAAGACCAGATCACCGAAGATGCATTTCATGCCGTACATTTAGGAGAAAGAGAAAGATTCCAAACTTATAATAAACTTTCGGGTGGAGAAAAACAAAGGACCCAAATGGCAAGAGTTTTGGTCCAGGACAAAGAACCTACCCAAAGAGAAAGTTACGTTCTTTTAGACGAGCCTGGAGCTTCCTTAGATCCAAACAGAATACATTCTTTATTAGAAAAAGCAAAACAACTTAGTAAAGAAGGAAGAGGAGTTCTTTGCATCCTTCATGATCTAAACCTTGCCTTGAGATATGCTGATCGGATCGCAGTATTAAAAGAAGGTAAAATACTAGCGGATGGAGTTCCGGAGAATATACTGGATGAAAAATTCGTCCTAGAACATTTCCAATTGAGAACCAAGAAGATTCCTTTCCCCGAAGGAGGGCATTATTTAATCCCTCTCGGTCCCGCTGACCCGAACAAAACAAACGACCTACCCTATACATTAAATGCTAAAGGAGTGAAAGAAAATGTCCATCGCTGA
- a CDS encoding glycerol kinase 5: MAALKEKYILSVDSGGSGIRAILFDKKGRIVSRQYEKTPPIVSEPGALEHDPEKLWQALVSILKKTFKNKKFQAVNVDSIGICNQRGSFLLWDKSSGKPLTKLISWADVRAGKTSSEMNSNKIWKVIQFVSRILGTITGNPMLIATYMLKFTTDHASVRLKWVFDKNPELRKRAKKGEILFGTLDTWFVYKLTKGKEHISDPSNATVTGMFNPFQLEWNAPLCGIFNIPMKIFPNVKDTAADFGVTDPSLFGAGIPIRAVVGDQMAALFGHACFEKGGVKISQGSGAFVDMNMGDKPKISKRGLFPLVAWRLGGKPTYMLEGFTGTVGTLIDWLGKGIGLSDTPKVLNELASQTNDTEGVIFVPTASGMRYPHFNPNAKASVFGLSLATHRRHVARAVLEGIALSLFDILEGIKKDTNVPVSSIMVDGGVSQSDILLQCLADFCNVEVKRAPEPDMTATGAAYLAGLGSGYWKSLEELRKLERGYKIFKPKMDPKFRELKLERWHRAVQSTLKID, encoded by the coding sequence ATGGCTGCCTTAAAAGAAAAATATATTCTTTCTGTCGATAGCGGAGGAAGTGGGATCCGAGCAATCTTATTCGATAAGAAGGGCAGAATTGTATCAAGACAGTACGAAAAAACTCCTCCAATTGTGAGCGAGCCTGGTGCCTTGGAACATGACCCCGAAAAACTTTGGCAGGCACTTGTTTCCATTCTCAAAAAAACTTTTAAAAATAAAAAGTTCCAAGCTGTTAATGTGGATTCAATCGGAATCTGCAACCAAAGAGGATCTTTTCTTCTTTGGGATAAATCCAGCGGTAAACCCTTAACAAAACTGATTAGTTGGGCGGATGTAAGGGCAGGCAAAACTTCTTCGGAGATGAATTCCAATAAAATCTGGAAAGTCATCCAATTCGTTTCCAGAATTTTAGGAACGATCACAGGCAATCCTATGTTGATTGCAACCTATATGCTCAAGTTCACAACGGATCATGCTTCCGTTCGTTTGAAGTGGGTATTCGATAAAAATCCTGAACTTAGAAAAAGAGCGAAGAAGGGCGAGATACTTTTTGGCACATTAGATACTTGGTTCGTATATAAACTCACTAAAGGAAAAGAACATATTAGCGATCCTTCTAACGCAACAGTAACCGGCATGTTCAATCCTTTTCAGTTAGAATGGAATGCTCCTCTTTGCGGTATCTTCAATATCCCAATGAAAATTTTTCCAAACGTAAAAGATACGGCTGCCGATTTCGGAGTTACGGATCCTTCTCTATTCGGTGCTGGAATTCCGATCAGAGCGGTGGTAGGCGATCAGATGGCTGCTTTATTCGGGCATGCATGTTTCGAAAAGGGTGGAGTAAAAATTTCCCAAGGTTCAGGCGCATTCGTAGACATGAATATGGGGGATAAGCCTAAAATTTCCAAAAGAGGTTTGTTTCCTCTGGTTGCTTGGAGACTCGGCGGAAAACCGACTTACATGTTAGAAGGTTTTACAGGTACTGTAGGAACTTTGATCGACTGGCTTGGAAAAGGAATCGGGCTTTCCGATACTCCAAAAGTTTTGAACGAACTTGCTTCTCAAACCAACGACACAGAAGGAGTGATCTTTGTTCCGACTGCTTCCGGGATGAGATACCCACATTTTAATCCAAATGCAAAGGCCTCCGTTTTCGGGCTTTCTTTGGCAACTCATAGAAGGCATGTAGCAAGGGCCGTACTCGAAGGAATTGCATTATCTTTATTTGATATATTAGAAGGGATCAAGAAAGACACGAACGTTCCTGTGAGCTCCATTATGGTAGACGGAGGAGTTTCTCAGTCGGACATTCTTTTGCAATGTCTTGCGGATTTTTGCAATGTGGAAGTGAAACGAGCACCAGAACCGGATATGACTGCTACGGGTGCTGCATATCTTGCAGGGCTTGGTTCCGGTTATTGGAAAAGTTTGGAAGAATTGAGAAAGTTAGAAAGAGGTTATAAAATTTTCAAACCTAAGATGGATCCTAAGTTCAGAGAACTAAAATTGGAACGTTGGCATAGAGCAGTTCAATCCACTTTGAAAATAGACTAA
- a CDS encoding FecCD family ABC transporter permease produces the protein MIVSSPETSSPEMKSTGEEKKKKKGRKVPPILVYVVLAIGLFGIGILSLKFGSIQLSTEEILKVLILGQDSLSELEIPHSILVWNLRMPRLVLSMLVGACLASAGVCIQGLFRNPLVEPGFIGVSPGAALAASTWIVFSEKILTFFPAELKGKESFLLQLFAFGGALSVSFFLHLVSKREGGGFSLVLVLAGIAVNATVVSLLGFLSYLADDSQLRNLTFWSLGSMAVASWHKIYLLGSVLLIVTLFFPVLARGLDALALGEAEAFHTGFKVRRIRNLTIVLASLLVGVSISICGNIAFVGLIVPHILRMVLGPGHKTLLPASLFGGALLLSVADLAARTVAFPSELPIGIIAAGIGGPFFLFLILQAKRREGEFR, from the coding sequence ATGATCGTATCCTCTCCGGAAACTTCTTCTCCTGAAATGAAAAGTACAGGAGAAGAAAAGAAGAAAAAAAAGGGACGAAAAGTCCCGCCTATTCTCGTATACGTAGTGTTAGCTATTGGACTTTTCGGGATCGGGATACTTTCCCTCAAATTCGGATCCATACAACTTTCTACCGAAGAGATCCTGAAAGTATTGATCTTAGGACAAGATTCCTTATCCGAGTTGGAAATCCCACATTCCATTCTAGTCTGGAATTTAAGAATGCCAAGACTCGTATTATCCATGTTAGTTGGCGCATGTCTTGCTTCCGCCGGAGTCTGTATACAAGGACTATTTCGAAATCCGCTGGTAGAACCTGGATTTATTGGAGTAAGCCCTGGAGCAGCGTTAGCAGCCTCGACTTGGATCGTATTTTCTGAAAAAATACTTACATTCTTTCCAGCAGAACTAAAAGGAAAGGAAAGTTTCCTATTACAGTTATTCGCTTTTGGTGGCGCACTTTCCGTCTCCTTCTTCTTACATTTGGTTTCCAAAAGAGAAGGTGGAGGATTCTCCTTAGTTTTGGTGCTCGCCGGGATCGCAGTAAATGCAACCGTAGTTTCTCTTTTAGGATTTTTATCTTATCTCGCAGATGATTCACAACTTAGGAACCTTACCTTCTGGAGTTTGGGAAGTATGGCAGTAGCAAGCTGGCATAAAATTTATCTGCTCGGTTCCGTTCTTCTGATCGTTACCCTCTTCTTTCCGGTACTTGCCAGAGGTCTGGATGCTTTGGCTTTAGGAGAAGCAGAAGCTTTTCATACTGGCTTTAAAGTAAGAAGGATCCGAAATCTTACCATCGTTCTAGCGAGTCTATTAGTTGGAGTAAGTATTTCCATCTGCGGAAATATAGCATTCGTAGGTTTGATCGTCCCTCATATTCTGCGAATGGTTTTAGGACCAGGTCATAAAACGTTATTACCTGCTTCTTTATTCGGAGGAGCACTTCTTCTTTCCGTAGCGGACTTGGCAGCGCGTACTGTAGCATTCCCTTCCGAACTTCCGATCGGTATTATTGCCGCAGGGATAGGTGGCCCATTCTTCTTATTCTTAATCCTACAAGCAAAACGTAGAGAAGGAGAATTTAGATGA
- a CDS encoding HmuY family protein, producing MKTLYSIFIILMATLTVFCGPSTGGDDGLAILAALEDGGGGCIKVAGDTTTTPNSPSAGINTTRVNATSSGCWVYLDLKAGGIETTNSGTWDLKFKRFIIGTNSGTSGSANGGSCFNAGDTNLGDVTGGDCTLLVDKLMSQTGGGGFGTASENASPVLWDWYDYNETSHELTPKTRGYLIRGSDGTSFFGLEMIDYYDDASTSGFPKFTWKEL from the coding sequence ATGAAAACATTATATTCAATTTTCATTATTCTCATGGCGACATTAACTGTTTTCTGCGGGCCTAGCACCGGAGGAGACGACGGTCTTGCAATTTTAGCCGCATTAGAAGATGGCGGTGGAGGATGTATCAAGGTTGCAGGCGATACAACCACTACCCCAAATTCCCCGTCGGCAGGAATCAATACAACTAGAGTGAACGCAACTTCAAGCGGATGCTGGGTTTATTTAGATCTAAAAGCAGGTGGAATAGAGACCACCAATTCAGGCACCTGGGATCTAAAATTTAAAAGATTCATAATAGGTACAAATAGCGGAACAAGTGGTTCTGCAAATGGAGGTTCTTGTTTTAATGCAGGCGACACCAATCTTGGCGATGTAACCGGTGGAGACTGTACTCTGTTAGTAGACAAACTCATGTCTCAAACCGGAGGAGGAGGATTCGGAACAGCCTCTGAAAACGCAAGTCCTGTTCTCTGGGATTGGTACGATTATAACGAGACCTCTCATGAACTCACCCCAAAAACAAGAGGGTATTTGATCCGAGGTTCCGATGGCACTTCTTTCTTCGGATTAGAGATGATCGATTATTATGACGATGCAAGTACAAGCGGATTTCCTAAATTTACTTGGAAGGAACTTTGA